The window CCAGCGTGAAGCGCGCACCGGTGCGCAAGACCTCGCCGTCCTGCCCTTCTGCTGTTGACATGGGTTGCAGCCGCGCATTCGTCTCGCCTGCCGCATGCGGCACGAAGACGAACTCATCGCGGTCGTCGTGTCGGATTTCGCCCGCGATCGGATCGACACCCTCGAGGCGAATATCCGCGTCGGCCGCTGAGCCGATGGTGATGAGTTCACCCCGCAGCTCCTCTTCGTGATGCCGATCTTCTCGCGAGACGATCAGTCGCGGATTGCCGGCACCCCACTCGGCGTGGGTGGTCGTCGGATGTGACATGTGTTCCCCCTGAACTGATGGCAGCGTGCGCTGACGGGATTCGTCTCTTTCAGTACACCGCCCCGACAAGGCGCGCCGCCAGGGGATTGACATGGCGCGCCAGATGAC is drawn from Microbacterium protaetiae and contains these coding sequences:
- a CDS encoding FHA domain-containing protein; this encodes MSHPTTTHAEWGAGNPRLIVSREDRHHEEELRGELITIGSAADADIRLEGVDPIAGEIRHDDRDEFVFVPHAAGETNARLQPMSTAEGQDGEVLRTGARFTLGDWTFVFMREEFADHGRPYGGREGGEGQTQPEQPERPDYSDGHPAEDAPE